One window of Schistocerca cancellata isolate TAMUIC-IGC-003103 chromosome 9, iqSchCanc2.1, whole genome shotgun sequence genomic DNA carries:
- the LOC126101489 gene encoding uncharacterized protein LOC126101489, translated as MTTRQPQADHENMTTPRDPDDEMDYSTDPPREDCATGAPQRVLQRKRSAVTSASDDQHTSGTSDAGFKKPPPKKRAAPRRRTPVAPVPTANPYDALADGADSEDADEPPPATADDATRRSGPKLPPIVIDYPDDYMTLRDWLQANLKNAFTAKHCGEDRLKLTVATTEDYVAVMDMVGARGIPNYTFPTVRPKVLKVAMRGIPLKMKADAFKDGLITMGFAPTATTRMKMPASRRQRGLPPLRETSRSDSRQLRRRAAPPPATPSRQPAQRRLLAARADLGYADVLQGRTTPPPAPAVQPPRRPDDGPAPPAAADDFIAVLKEVQATLVAVSAALAQLPAAITAAVHAALRSFPTATASTSTGHGSQP; from the exons ATGACGACCCGGCAACCCCAGGCGGACCACGAGAATATGACGACCCCGCGAGACCCGGACGATGAGATGGACTACTCTACGGACCCTCCCCGTGAAGACTGCGCTACCGGCGCCCCGCAGCGGGTGCTTCAGCGCAAGCGATCGGCTGTCACGTCAGCCAGTGATGACCAACACACTTCTGGTACGAGTGACGCTGGCTTCAAGAAGCCGCCGCCTAAGAAGAGGGCGGCTCCACGACGGCGCACCCCTGTTGCCCCTGTACCTACTGCTAATCCGTACGACGCCCTAGCGGATGGCGCCGACTCTGAAGATGCCGACGAGCCTCCACCGGCGACCGCCGACGATGCTACACGTCGTTCCGGCCCTAAGCTGCCACCGATTGTCATCGACTACCCTGACGATTACATGACGCTTCGGGACTGGCTTCAGGCCAACCTGAAGAATGCTTTTACCGCCAAACACTGCGGCGAAGACCGTCTGAAGCTGACTGTCGCCACCACTGAAGATTACGTTGCTGTTATGGACATGGTTGGTGCACGTGGTATACCGAACTACACCTTCCCCACCGTGCGTCCCAAAGTTCTCAAGGTTGCCATGAGAGGCATACCGCTGAAGATGAAGGCAGACGCCTTTAAGGATGGCCTTATCACTATGGGTTTCGCGCCTACTGCTACCACGCGAATGAAGATGCCTG CCAGCCGCCGCCAGCGTGGACTACCTCCCTTGCGGGAGACGTCCCGCTCCGATAGTCGACAGCTGCGGCGCCGAGCTGCGCCACCGCCTGCTACTCCTTCGCGCCAACCCGCCCAGCGGCGCCTGCTTGCTGCTCGGGCAGACCTTGGCTACGCCGACGTCCTTCAGGGCCGGACGACGCCTCCTCCTGCCCCTGCTGTCCAGCCTCCGCGACGCCCTGACGACGGGCCTGCTCCTCCTGCTGCAGCTGATGATTTCATCGCGGTCCTCAAAGAAGTTCAGGCCACCCTTGTGGCTGTCTCCGCCGCACTGGCCCAGCTGCCGGCCGCCATCACTGCTGCAGTCCATGCAGCCCTCCGAAGTTTCCCCACCGCCACGGCGTCCACATCCACTGGCCATGGCTCGCAACCTTAG